The Thermodesulfobacteriota bacterium genome has a segment encoding these proteins:
- the rsmH gene encoding 16S rRNA (cytosine(1402)-N(4))-methyltransferase RsmH, which yields MKKEREGIRHIPVMVEEVMALLRCEPGRIYVDGTLGGGGHAEEILRRTGPDGVVVGIDWDEKAIEEASRRLKPYGDRIRTVRENFTHLPEILKSAGIEEVDGILLDLGLSSLQIEDEARGFSFRGEGPLDMRMDVRSEGTAADLVNRLSVQELEHLLREYGEERWAKRIARAIVEERERAPIQTARDLSRIVYRAIPRRSPSNRIDPATRTFQALRLGVNRELENLKGILETGWRMLKQGGRFCILTFHSLEDRLVKHSFRRMEEEGKMRVLTKRPLTPSRQEVRMNPRARSAKLRCAERR from the coding sequence TTGAAGAAGGAGAGGGAAGGGATAAGACATATCCCGGTGATGGTCGAGGAGGTGATGGCGCTTCTCCGTTGCGAACCCGGTCGGATCTATGTGGATGGGACGTTGGGCGGAGGGGGCCACGCGGAAGAGATCTTGAGACGGACCGGACCCGATGGGGTCGTCGTCGGAATCGACTGGGACGAGAAGGCCATCGAAGAGGCCTCCCGGAGGTTGAAGCCCTACGGAGATCGGATCAGGACGGTGAGGGAGAATTTTACGCACCTCCCCGAAATCCTGAAATCGGCCGGCATCGAGGAGGTGGATGGAATCCTCCTCGATCTCGGCCTCTCCTCCCTGCAGATCGAGGACGAGGCGAGGGGATTTAGCTTCAGAGGGGAGGGGCCTCTCGACATGAGGATGGATGTGCGGTCTGAGGGGACGGCCGCAGATCTGGTGAACCGTCTATCCGTGCAGGAGTTAGAACACCTCCTGAGGGAGTATGGCGAGGAACGATGGGCGAAGCGAATCGCCAGGGCCATCGTGGAGGAACGAGAACGCGCTCCCATCCAGACCGCCCGCGACTTGAGCCGGATCGTCTACCGGGCGATCCCCAGACGGTCTCCGTCCAACCGGATCGATCCAGCGACCCGAACCTTTCAGGCCCTCCGTTTGGGGGTCAATCGCGAGCTGGAAAATCTAAAAGGGATTCTGGAGACCGGATGGAGGATGTTGAAGCAGGGCGGGCGATTCTGTATCCTCACCTTTCATTCCCTTGAAGACCGCCTGGTGAAACACTCCTTCCGGAGAATGGAAGAGGAGGGAAAGATGCGGGTCCTCACGAAGAGGCCCCTGACTCCTTCCAGGCAAGAAGTGAGGATGAATCCCCGTGCCCGAAGCGCCAAACTGAGGTGCGCCGAAAGGAGATGA
- the ftsL gene encoding cell division protein FtsL, giving the protein MKEAKVRRSARTEGGMLWTEGKGKPKGQGLPLRKFLLFGSLLCLLVGASLFYVWTRIRVIQLGYDISNALQENRALLEANKRMRLEVATLKSLERIERIAVEELRMVKPKPDQVIVIR; this is encoded by the coding sequence ATGAAGGAAGCGAAGGTCCGAAGATCGGCCCGCACGGAAGGGGGGATGCTCTGGACCGAGGGGAAAGGCAAGCCCAAGGGTCAGGGCCTTCCCCTCCGGAAATTCCTTCTTTTCGGTTCGCTCCTCTGCCTCTTGGTGGGGGCCTCCCTCTTTTATGTCTGGACGAGGATTCGTGTCATTCAACTGGGCTACGACATCTCCAACGCCCTCCAGGAGAATCGGGCCCTTCTCGAGGCCAATAAGAGGATGCGTTTGGAGGTGGCCACCCTCAAATCCTTGGAGCGGATTGAACGGATCGCCGTCGAGGAGCTGAGGATGGTCAAACCCAAACCCGATCAGGTGATCGTGATCCGATGA
- a CDS encoding transpeptidase family protein yields the protein MRRKPINWFKIRAIFISIVLFGSFLCIVGRMFQLQVLKKEELYKLAARQQLSQIPMVPKRGAICDRRGNELAVSIEVDSVYVDSRKIVETEKAFLNLSALFPDDPKELRRKLTSKRSFEWIARKISPRESEAVRALQLPGLHLLRENQRFYPYGQLAAQVVGFVGLDGNGLEGVERHYDALLRGKPDLLTAERDAKGRLLWTAGDPRAILREPVHQNIFLTLDKQIQHVAETELSHSVQKWGASGGMVLVMDPKTGRVLAMASYPFFNPNQFLQYSPRSWRNRAISDVFEPGSMFKAFLAAAVLEEKVVQPHDSFYCENGSYTVSDWTIRDSSKHGWLTFQQVIKVSSNIGAAKAAEKIGKERFYRYLCHFGFGERTQIGLPGEAKGIVRHPRYWPPITLQTIAFGQGIAVTGIQMASAFSAIVNGGVLMRPQIVEKITDEKGREVQSFQPEEVRRVISEETSRKVMALLKGTTEKGGTGEQAVPQGYEVGGKTGTAQKVDGVTSGYSEDKYTAGFIGYAPAENPMIVVLVVIDEPRGSHYGGTVAAPVFRAIVEKVLPSLNILPRGTLVLKKEAGPLEPEPERAWPPIEGVRMGKGAEKVVMPDLTGLPMRTALSRIEGKGLIIRVSGSGRVVEQIPKPGTVIDRGEICYLKFESSS from the coding sequence ATGAGACGGAAGCCCATCAACTGGTTCAAGATCAGGGCCATTTTCATCTCGATCGTGCTCTTCGGCTCTTTTCTCTGCATCGTTGGCCGGATGTTTCAGCTGCAGGTCCTCAAGAAGGAGGAGCTCTACAAGTTAGCCGCCAGGCAACAGTTGAGCCAGATCCCGATGGTCCCGAAACGGGGGGCGATCTGTGACCGGCGCGGCAATGAGCTGGCCGTGAGCATTGAGGTCGATTCCGTCTATGTCGATTCACGAAAGATCGTCGAAACGGAGAAGGCCTTTCTCAACCTCTCGGCCCTCTTTCCAGACGACCCGAAGGAACTGAGGAGGAAGTTGACGAGCAAGAGGTCTTTCGAGTGGATCGCCAGAAAGATCTCTCCCAGAGAGAGTGAGGCCGTAAGGGCCCTGCAGCTTCCAGGCCTCCATCTCCTCCGGGAGAACCAGCGATTCTACCCTTATGGCCAACTGGCGGCGCAGGTGGTCGGGTTCGTGGGGCTTGACGGGAACGGCCTCGAGGGGGTTGAGCGGCACTACGATGCCCTGCTTCGTGGCAAGCCCGATCTCCTGACAGCCGAAAGAGATGCCAAGGGGCGGCTGTTGTGGACGGCCGGCGATCCCCGGGCGATCCTCAGAGAGCCTGTCCATCAGAACATCTTCCTCACCCTCGACAAACAGATCCAGCACGTGGCTGAAACGGAACTGAGCCATTCGGTCCAGAAGTGGGGGGCGAGCGGAGGGATGGTTCTCGTCATGGATCCGAAGACCGGCAGGGTGCTGGCCATGGCCTCCTATCCCTTTTTCAATCCCAATCAATTTCTGCAATACTCTCCCCGTTCGTGGAGGAATCGGGCCATTTCGGACGTCTTCGAGCCGGGGTCCATGTTCAAGGCCTTTTTAGCGGCTGCCGTTTTGGAAGAGAAGGTCGTTCAACCCCACGATTCGTTCTATTGCGAAAACGGGTCCTACACCGTGTCGGACTGGACGATCCGGGACTCTTCGAAACATGGGTGGCTGACCTTTCAACAGGTCATCAAGGTGTCGAGCAATATCGGCGCAGCGAAGGCAGCCGAAAAGATCGGCAAAGAGAGGTTCTACCGATACCTCTGTCACTTCGGATTTGGAGAGCGGACCCAGATCGGCCTTCCCGGAGAGGCCAAGGGGATTGTCAGGCATCCGAGATACTGGCCTCCCATCACCCTTCAGACGATCGCCTTCGGTCAGGGCATCGCCGTGACAGGCATTCAGATGGCAAGCGCCTTCTCCGCCATCGTCAATGGAGGGGTGCTCATGAGGCCGCAGATTGTGGAGAAGATCACCGATGAGAAGGGAAGGGAGGTCCAGTCCTTCCAACCCGAGGAGGTTCGGAGGGTCATCTCGGAGGAGACCAGCCGGAAGGTCATGGCCCTGCTCAAAGGGACGACCGAAAAAGGCGGGACAGGCGAACAGGCCGTTCCACAGGGTTACGAGGTGGGAGGAAAGACGGGAACGGCGCAGAAGGTCGATGGCGTTACGAGCGGATATTCCGAAGACAAATACACGGCCGGGTTCATCGGATATGCCCCTGCCGAAAACCCGATGATCGTGGTGCTGGTCGTGATCGATGAGCCGAGAGGATCCCATTATGGAGGGACAGTGGCTGCCCCCGTGTTCAGGGCGATTGTGGAGAAGGTCCTTCCCTCTCTCAACATCCTTCCCCGAGGAACCCTCGTCCTCAAGAAAGAGGCGGGTCCTCTGGAGCCTGAACCGGAGAGAGCCTGGCCTCCGATCGAAGGAGTCCGGATGGGAAAGGGGGCGGAGAAGGTGGTGATGCCCGATCTCACCGGATTGCCGATGAGGACGGCCCTGAGCCGAATCGAAGGAAAGGGTTTGATCATCCGGGTGTCGGGAAGCGGACGGGTGGTAGAACAGATCCCCAAACCTGGGACCGTGATCGATCGGGGCGAGATCTGTTATCTGAAGTTCGAATCGTCTTCGTAG
- a CDS encoding UDP-N-acetylmuramoyl-L-alanyl-D-glutamate--2,6-diaminopimelate ligase: MDLRQLLEGVAVRKIDGKTNPEIAGVAYHSQQVDRNFLFVAIRGLEVDGHRFIGEAVRRGAVAVLMEEGVAPEGVTAVFVEDSRRALARVASNFYGDPSSRLSLVGVTGTNGKTTTTYLIESILKRAGRATGVIGTINYRYGQKTIPALNTTPESLDLQRILREMGDHGVSHVVMEVSSHGLDLDRVAGCHFDAAVFTNFTSDHLDYHQTLEHYFESKRKFFKKFLLESQKAKRFAVTNVDDPRGEEIVKEVPLPLVRYGLERPAEVSASEVTLSFEGLSCRVRTPENDFPVRSRLTGRFNLYNLLAAVATGYGLGLPAEVLKEGIEAVEGVPGRLEKVENRKGIHVIVDYAHTRDALERVLTGLRETLARSDREGKIITVFGCGGDRDRTKRPLMGEVAARLSDLVVITSDNPRTEDPLAILQEVEAGVRPHAIEALGEGGRESWRAKKGYLKIPDRRQAIRTAIDLAERGDVVLIAGKGHEDYQIVGRKRFPFDDRLEAKRALEEE; this comes from the coding sequence ATGGACCTGAGGCAATTGCTCGAAGGGGTGGCGGTGAGAAAGATCGACGGGAAGACCAACCCGGAGATCGCCGGCGTCGCCTACCACTCTCAACAGGTCGATCGGAATTTTCTCTTCGTGGCCATACGAGGCCTAGAGGTGGATGGCCATCGCTTCATCGGTGAGGCCGTCCGGAGGGGGGCGGTGGCGGTCCTCATGGAGGAAGGAGTCGCTCCGGAAGGCGTCACGGCCGTCTTCGTCGAAGATAGCCGGAGAGCCCTGGCAAGGGTGGCCTCAAACTTTTACGGCGACCCCTCATCTCGGCTGAGCCTGGTGGGGGTCACCGGCACGAACGGAAAGACCACGACCACCTATCTGATTGAATCGATCTTGAAACGGGCCGGGAGGGCCACCGGCGTGATCGGGACGATCAACTATCGTTACGGCCAGAAGACGATTCCGGCGCTCAATACCACCCCGGAGTCCCTCGATCTCCAGAGGATCCTTCGGGAGATGGGGGATCACGGGGTTTCCCACGTGGTCATGGAGGTTTCCTCCCATGGCCTCGATCTGGATCGGGTCGCGGGATGCCACTTCGATGCCGCGGTCTTCACGAATTTCACCTCCGACCATCTCGACTATCATCAGACGCTCGAGCATTATTTTGAGAGCAAGAGGAAGTTCTTCAAGAAATTCTTGTTGGAGAGCCAGAAGGCCAAGAGGTTCGCCGTGACCAATGTGGATGATCCGAGGGGGGAGGAGATCGTGAAGGAGGTCCCTCTCCCCCTCGTCCGGTATGGCCTGGAACGTCCTGCCGAGGTCTCGGCCTCGGAAGTGACGCTCTCCTTCGAGGGGCTTTCCTGTCGGGTCAGGACGCCGGAGAACGATTTTCCTGTTCGATCTCGCCTGACCGGACGGTTCAACCTCTACAACCTCTTGGCCGCCGTGGCCACCGGTTATGGCCTTGGACTCCCTGCGGAGGTTTTGAAAGAGGGGATCGAAGCGGTGGAAGGGGTTCCGGGGAGGCTTGAAAAGGTAGAAAACCGGAAAGGCATCCACGTCATCGTGGATTATGCCCATACCCGGGACGCCTTGGAAAGGGTGCTGACTGGGCTGAGGGAGACCTTGGCCCGCTCTGACCGCGAGGGCAAGATCATCACGGTCTTCGGCTGCGGAGGAGACAGGGATCGGACCAAGAGGCCCCTGATGGGAGAGGTGGCTGCACGGTTAAGCGACCTGGTGGTGATCACCTCGGACAACCCGAGAACCGAAGACCCCCTGGCCATCCTTCAGGAGGTCGAAGCAGGCGTTCGCCCTCACGCCATCGAAGCCTTAGGGGAGGGTGGAAGGGAGTCGTGGCGTGCGAAGAAAGGGTATCTGAAGATCCCCGATCGAAGGCAGGCCATCCGAACGGCCATCGATCTGGCCGAGCGGGGAGACGTCGTCCTGATCGCCGGCAAAGGCCACGAGGATTACCAGATCGTCGGCAGGAAGAGGTTCCCCTTTGACGACCGTCTCGAGGCCAAACGGGCCCTGGAGGAGGAATGA
- a CDS encoding UDP-N-acetylmuramoyl-tripeptide--D-alanyl-D-alanine ligase: protein MTFTLEEVLEATGGRLLCGKREVVFPAISTDSRRITEGALFVALKGRRFDGHQFVVEALAKRAGGVLIEEGKAEEVQRAAQSERPVILVKDTLRALGDMARHRRQKFGISVVGLTGSNGKTTTKELIAACLETSFPVLKTMGNFNNLIGLPLTLLQLTGKEKVAVLEMGMNVPGEIGRLTEIAAPDVGLITNIQRAHLEGLGSLERIQQEKGDLFLKMRQDGTIIVNLDDLRVVELGRKFPGRKITIGIENRADIMAKEIRTEGREGTSFRLFHEGGEAEVRLPLIGRHFVYHGLFAIATAKLFGIGTEEILKALETFQPAPMRMEVLSLEGGVNLINDAYNANPDSMEMALRTLSEVKGEGRAIAVLGDMLELGDFTVEAHRQLGRKAALFSIDLLLVMGEEAALVVESALQAGMAPDRAKRVSSPSEAARLIKAFARQGDWILVKGSRGMAMERVVEILRREKEEKDALSSALPPS from the coding sequence ATGACCTTTACCCTCGAGGAGGTTTTGGAGGCTACAGGGGGAAGGCTCCTTTGCGGGAAAAGGGAGGTCGTCTTTCCGGCCATCTCGACCGATTCGAGAAGGATCACCGAGGGAGCCCTTTTCGTCGCCCTGAAGGGGAGGCGATTCGATGGCCATCAATTCGTCGTTGAGGCCCTGGCCAAAAGGGCCGGAGGCGTGCTGATCGAGGAGGGGAAGGCCGAAGAGGTTCAACGGGCGGCCCAATCCGAAAGGCCGGTCATCCTCGTGAAGGACACCCTTCGCGCCCTCGGTGACATGGCCAGGCATCGCAGGCAGAAGTTTGGTATTTCGGTCGTGGGGCTGACCGGCAGCAACGGAAAGACGACGACGAAAGAGCTAATCGCCGCCTGCCTTGAAACCTCCTTTCCGGTGCTCAAGACGATGGGGAACTTCAACAATCTGATCGGGCTTCCCCTCACCCTCCTCCAGTTGACCGGGAAGGAGAAGGTGGCTGTTCTCGAAATGGGAATGAATGTGCCGGGTGAGATCGGGCGGCTGACGGAGATCGCGGCCCCGGATGTGGGATTGATCACCAATATCCAGAGGGCCCACCTTGAGGGCCTGGGATCTCTGGAAAGGATCCAGCAGGAAAAAGGGGACCTCTTTCTGAAAATGAGACAGGATGGAACGATCATCGTGAATCTGGACGATCTCAGGGTGGTGGAACTGGGGAGGAAGTTTCCAGGCCGCAAGATCACGATCGGGATCGAAAACCGGGCCGATATCATGGCCAAAGAGATCCGAACCGAGGGACGAGAAGGCACTTCCTTTCGACTCTTCCACGAGGGAGGGGAGGCCGAGGTTCGACTCCCCTTGATCGGAAGGCATTTCGTCTATCACGGCCTCTTTGCAATCGCCACGGCCAAGCTCTTTGGAATCGGAACCGAGGAGATCCTGAAGGCCCTTGAGACCTTTCAACCCGCTCCCATGAGGATGGAGGTCCTCTCCCTCGAGGGCGGGGTGAACCTGATCAACGATGCTTACAATGCGAACCCGGATTCGATGGAGATGGCCCTCCGAACCCTCTCCGAGGTGAAAGGGGAGGGCCGGGCCATCGCGGTCTTAGGCGATATGTTGGAGCTGGGGGACTTTACCGTGGAGGCGCATCGCCAACTGGGACGGAAGGCCGCCCTGTTCTCCATCGACCTGCTCCTCGTCATGGGGGAGGAGGCCGCCCTCGTGGTGGAATCGGCCCTCCAGGCAGGGATGGCGCCTGATCGGGCCAAAAGGGTGTCGAGCCCTTCGGAGGCCGCTCGTCTCATAAAGGCCTTCGCCCGGCAGGGCGATTGGATCTTGGTGAAAGGGTCCAGGGGGATGGCCATGGAACGGGTGGTCGAGATCCTGAGGCGGGAGAAGGAGGAAAAAGATGCTCTATCATCTGCTCTACCCCCTTCATGA
- the mraY gene encoding phospho-N-acetylmuramoyl-pentapeptide-transferase produces MLYHLLYPLHEWISAFNVFRYITIRTIYAILTALVISFVIGPWLIEKLKSLQMRQVVREDVPSRHLSKNGTPTMGGGLILLAFLLPTLLWTDLTNRYVWLVLLTTLGFGVLGFVDDYKKIQDRNGMGLKARYKFPIQVAMGLAASGILYEAIGLDSRLSFPFFKRLMPDLGGWYVLFGMFVIVGTANAVNLTDGLDGLAIGPVLIASGTFVLFSYLAGHYQLASYLQIPFVKGSGELTILCGSLLGAGLGFLWFNTYPAQVFMGDVGSLALGASLGTIALITKQEFLLVIVGGIFVAETLSVIIQVVSYKLRRKRVFRMAPIHHHFELKGWAEPKIIVRFWIIGIILGLIAIGTLKLR; encoded by the coding sequence ATGCTCTATCATCTGCTCTACCCCCTTCATGAGTGGATCTCGGCCTTCAACGTCTTTCGATACATCACGATCCGGACCATCTATGCGATCCTGACGGCGTTGGTCATCAGTTTCGTCATCGGGCCCTGGTTGATCGAAAAGTTGAAGAGCTTACAGATGAGGCAGGTCGTGCGGGAGGATGTCCCCTCCAGACATCTTTCAAAGAACGGGACCCCGACCATGGGCGGAGGCCTGATCCTCTTGGCCTTTCTCCTTCCGACCCTTCTCTGGACCGACTTGACGAACCGTTACGTCTGGCTCGTCCTGTTGACCACCCTCGGCTTTGGCGTGCTCGGATTCGTCGATGATTACAAGAAGATCCAGGACAGGAACGGCATGGGGCTCAAGGCCCGATATAAATTTCCCATCCAGGTGGCCATGGGGTTGGCCGCAAGCGGGATCCTCTACGAGGCGATCGGCCTGGATTCGAGGCTCTCCTTTCCTTTCTTCAAGAGGCTGATGCCCGACCTCGGAGGGTGGTACGTCTTGTTCGGGATGTTCGTCATCGTGGGCACAGCCAACGCGGTCAATCTCACCGATGGGCTGGACGGGTTGGCCATCGGTCCGGTTCTCATCGCCAGCGGAACCTTCGTCCTATTCAGCTATCTGGCCGGCCATTACCAGCTGGCGAGCTACCTCCAGATCCCCTTTGTGAAGGGAAGCGGAGAGCTGACGATCCTGTGTGGATCGCTCCTCGGGGCGGGGCTCGGGTTTCTCTGGTTCAACACCTACCCGGCCCAGGTCTTCATGGGCGATGTGGGTTCGCTGGCCCTGGGGGCGTCCCTCGGAACGATCGCCCTCATCACCAAGCAGGAGTTCCTTCTGGTGATCGTGGGCGGGATCTTCGTGGCCGAGACGCTTTCGGTCATCATCCAGGTCGTCTCCTATAAGCTAAGACGGAAGAGGGTCTTCCGGATGGCGCCCATCCACCACCACTTCGAATTGAAGGGGTGGGCTGAACCGAAGATCATCGTCCGGTTCTGGATCATCGGCATCATCCTGGGTTTGATCGCCATCGGCACCTTGAAGTTGAGGTGA
- the murD gene encoding UDP-N-acetylmuramoyl-L-alanine--D-glutamate ligase: MDLRGRKVLVVGLARTGLATVRFLLERGAIVSTSEAKSEREMQEVASQLKGASIHSEWGGHSVALFLGQELIVLSPGVDPGLEPIRKALDRGIEVISEIELASRYLSLPMIAITGTNGKTTTTLLMAAMLKEEGKRVGVGGNIGEPLIRFVENGGRWEILVVEVSSFQLEGIDTFRPAGSVLLNITEDHLDRYPTFEDYIEAKLRIFKNQRPEDIAILNQDDPIIRKHLDRVRAKAFFFSLEREVEEGCFLNRGQILFRRDGREETYDLRRSGLRGIHNVENGMAAILGARLFGASREAVQRAIDQFRGVEHRLEFVREIGGVTYYNDSKGTNVGSVVKSLQSFEAPVILIAGGKDKQTDLGPLKEWVRTRVKRMILIGEAKERMARELGSLTDTVKAETLEEAVRLAHRSASRGDVVLLSPACSSFDMFKDYQERGKVFKEAVNRLVEDPSAGSLT, translated from the coding sequence ATGGATCTCAGGGGTCGGAAAGTCTTGGTCGTGGGTTTGGCCAGAACAGGGCTGGCCACCGTACGGTTCCTCCTGGAGAGAGGCGCCATCGTGAGCACTTCGGAGGCAAAGTCCGAAAGGGAGATGCAGGAGGTCGCCTCCCAGTTGAAGGGGGCCTCCATCCATTCCGAATGGGGAGGCCACTCGGTCGCTCTCTTCCTCGGTCAGGAGCTCATCGTTCTCAGCCCGGGGGTCGATCCTGGCCTTGAGCCGATCAGGAAGGCCTTGGATCGGGGGATCGAGGTGATCAGCGAGATCGAACTGGCCAGCCGTTACCTCTCTCTCCCCATGATTGCGATCACCGGCACCAATGGAAAGACGACGACGACCCTTCTCATGGCGGCGATGCTCAAGGAAGAAGGGAAGAGGGTCGGTGTCGGGGGCAACATCGGAGAGCCTTTGATCCGCTTCGTCGAGAATGGGGGTCGGTGGGAGATCCTGGTCGTGGAGGTTTCGAGCTTCCAGCTGGAAGGGATCGATACCTTTCGGCCTGCGGGTTCGGTCTTACTCAACATTACCGAGGATCACCTCGACCGATATCCGACCTTTGAGGACTACATCGAGGCGAAGCTCAGGATCTTTAAGAATCAGAGGCCCGAAGACATCGCCATTCTGAACCAGGATGACCCGATCATTCGGAAACACTTGGACCGGGTCAGGGCCAAGGCCTTCTTCTTCAGCCTCGAGCGAGAGGTGGAGGAAGGGTGTTTTTTAAACCGAGGCCAAATCCTTTTCCGGCGGGACGGGAGGGAAGAGACCTATGACCTGAGGCGGTCGGGCCTGAGAGGGATCCACAATGTCGAGAATGGGATGGCCGCGATCCTCGGGGCGAGGCTCTTCGGCGCTTCGAGAGAGGCGGTTCAGAGGGCCATCGACCAGTTCAGGGGGGTGGAACACCGCCTCGAATTTGTCCGGGAGATCGGGGGGGTGACCTATTATAACGACTCGAAGGGGACGAACGTCGGTTCTGTGGTCAAATCCCTCCAGAGCTTCGAGGCCCCGGTCATCTTGATCGCCGGAGGGAAGGACAAACAGACGGACCTCGGGCCCCTCAAAGAGTGGGTCCGGACCCGGGTGAAGCGGATGATCCTGATCGGCGAGGCCAAGGAGAGAATGGCCAGGGAACTGGGCTCCCTGACGGACACGGTGAAGGCCGAAACCTTGGAAGAGGCCGTGCGGCTGGCCCATCGGTCGGCGAGCCGGGGCGACGTCGTCCTCCTCTCGCCGGCCT